One region of Eurosta solidaginis isolate ZX-2024a chromosome X, ASM4086904v1, whole genome shotgun sequence genomic DNA includes:
- the LOC137235496 gene encoding uncharacterized protein has translation MAAFMMETEEQAATSMSSMPTYQDPGNSTYAPPPVQEDMDRSTSSQYTERYDCFNFALVCDRFGVSDRVASALGTALLQDFKIKDKHGKPLIMDKSKVRREKEKCRQEVLRKRLDDTNLLAFSFDGRKHDTLTIDKIDEKYHTSMVKEPHLVILREPNSEFVGYVRLEHETAKYKTTKLNGFFNDKNISLDALIGICTDGGIIRRFELLLKRPLHWFVCLLHFNELPFRHLFEALDKPTSTGPRSATGKLSRQIETCETFPVVDGFQKIELQNMPPAPEKIEFSTDSKYLYDMAQAISSGVVPVDLANIKPGKIVPSRWLTKAARLLRLHVTTENPDANLRILVEFIIKCYVPMYFNIKYYSSVVYGSALFFKFIGWSRFLEPRLRKIVNEVIKDNSYYAHSENILLSMLFDDSKEKRDCAIKKILRYRTDVDEPMELRVYKKPDINFNCTSYTEMINLNDINIVFEPPFTRSIPYDTLKEYLNQDDPPINDPKIPSHIQGTERHVQLLATVSKRVIPENEEAVMATTLESRAKLPRLESKKDFKQ, from the exons ATGgctgcatttatgatggaaactgaagagcaagctgcaacgtctatgtcatcaatgccaacataccaagatcccggtaattcaacatacgcaccgccacctgttcaagaagatatggacagaagcacaagttcacaatacacagagagatacgattgttttaactttgccttggtatgtgacagatttggtgtgtctgacagagtagcatcagcattgggaaccgctcttttgcaagattttaaaattaaggataagcatgggaaacctctcatcatggataaatcgaaagttcgcagagaaaaagagaaatgcagacaagaagtgcttcgcaaacggttagatgataccaatttgttagcgttttcattcgatggcagaaaacatgatactttaacgatagataaaattgatgagaagtatcatactagcatggtaaaagaacctcatcttgttattttgagagaacccaattctgaatttgttggttacgtaagactggaacatgaaaccgctaaatacaaaacaaccaaattaaatggttttttcaacgataaaaatatatcactggatgcattaattggaatatgcactgacggtggaattatacgacgattcgaattgctgttaaaaagaccattgcattggttcgtttgccttctacacttcaacgaacttccgtttcgacatttgtttgaagctttggataaaccaaccagcactggaccaagatcggcaaccggaaaactgagccgtcaaatcgaaacttgtgaaacttttccg gtggtggacggcttccagaaaattgagttgcaaaatatgccccctgctccagaaaaaattgaattttccaccgattcgaagtacttatacgacatggcccaggcaatttctagcggcgtggttccggtggatctggctaacatcaaaccagggaaaattgtaccttctcggtggctcaccaaggccgctagattattgcgattacatgtgacaacggaaaatccagatgcaaatttaagaattctggttgaatttattattaaatgttatgtgccaatgtacttcaatatcaagtattacagctctgtcgtgtacggcagtgcattgtttttcaagttcattggttggtcacgatttctagaacctcgtttacgcaaaattgtcaatgaagtaattaaagataattcatattatgcgcattcggaaaatatcttgttatcaatgttgtttgatgatagcaaagaaaagcgcgactgtgccatcaagaaaattctacgctatcgaaccgatgttgacgagccaatggaacttagagtttataaaaaaccagatataaactttaattgcacaagttatacggaaatgatcaatttgaatgatataaatatcgtatttgaaccaccattcacgcgaagcattccgtacgatacattgaaagaatatttaaatcaagatgatccaccgattaacgatccaaaaattccatcacacatacaaggaacagaacgacatgttcaattgctagctaccgtttccaaacgggttataccggaaaatgaagaggctgttatggcgacgacattagagagccgtgcgaaattgcccagacttgaaagtaaaaaagacttcaaacaataa